The following are from one region of the Marinomonas sp. CT5 genome:
- a CDS encoding glutamine synthetase family protein → MTEFESFLKEHGITEVESTLADLTGNARGKFYPTFKFLAEKTGRIPETVLVQSVTGDWADNHYDIIDSSDRDMILKPDANTLRMVPWADEPTAQVINDCYTTDGNLHPLASRTILRNILSLYEKEGLSPIIAPEVEFYLIHPNTDPDYELKPAVGRSGKRETSRRSYSIDAVNEFNTIIDTLYSYCEAQNLDVDTLIHESGAAQMEINFIHGDPLDLADQVFVFKRTLREAALKHGVYATFMAKPMKNEPGSSMHIHQSLVDTKTGKNVFDDNGQPSDLFFHYLGGLQQYTPNAISFFAPNVNSYRRFSPEMAAPINMNWGFDNRTAGLRIPFAPPQATRIENRFPGADCNPYLAIAATLACGYLGMKQKLQPTEPVKAEVTPSEYPDVEIARTLEEGLRLLEECEPLCDILGKDFVAAYMGVKRSEFETFNRVISSWEREHLLLNV, encoded by the coding sequence ATGACAGAGTTTGAATCTTTTTTAAAAGAGCATGGCATTACGGAAGTCGAGTCGACATTAGCAGACCTAACAGGGAATGCACGAGGTAAGTTTTATCCTACCTTTAAGTTTCTTGCCGAGAAGACTGGACGAATCCCAGAAACGGTACTCGTTCAAAGTGTCACCGGTGATTGGGCCGATAATCACTATGACATTATCGACTCCAGTGATCGCGACATGATCCTCAAACCAGACGCCAATACCTTGCGCATGGTGCCATGGGCGGACGAACCGACCGCTCAGGTGATTAATGATTGCTACACCACAGATGGCAATTTGCACCCATTAGCAAGTCGTACCATCTTACGTAATATTTTATCCCTCTATGAAAAAGAAGGGCTAAGCCCAATCATTGCGCCCGAAGTAGAGTTCTATCTTATCCACCCCAACACAGACCCTGACTACGAACTCAAGCCAGCAGTGGGTCGTTCTGGTAAACGAGAAACCTCGCGTCGTTCCTACAGTATTGATGCCGTTAATGAATTCAACACCATCATAGATACCCTTTACAGCTATTGCGAAGCCCAAAATTTGGATGTCGACACATTGATTCATGAATCCGGCGCCGCACAAATGGAAATCAACTTTATTCACGGTGACCCGCTTGATCTGGCCGATCAGGTCTTTGTGTTTAAGCGCACCTTACGTGAAGCCGCCCTAAAACATGGTGTTTATGCGACCTTTATGGCAAAACCGATGAAAAACGAGCCTGGTAGCTCCATGCATATCCATCAGAGCTTAGTCGATACCAAAACAGGCAAAAACGTCTTTGATGATAATGGCCAACCCAGCGATCTGTTTTTCCACTATTTAGGCGGCTTGCAACAGTACACACCAAATGCGATCTCCTTCTTTGCGCCAAACGTCAACTCCTATCGACGCTTCTCACCTGAAATGGCGGCTCCCATTAATATGAACTGGGGATTTGATAACCGCACAGCAGGTTTACGTATCCCTTTTGCACCACCTCAAGCAACACGAATAGAAAACCGCTTTCCGGGAGCCGACTGTAACCCCTATCTCGCTATTGCGGCGACATTGGCCTGTGGCTACTTAGGTATGAAACAAAAGCTTCAACCAACAGAACCGGTCAAAGCAGAAGTAACACCATCGGAATATCCAGATGTAGAAATAGCTCGAACACTTGAAGAGGGCTTACGCCTGTTGGAAGAATGTGAGCCACTGTGCGATATTTTAGGGAAAGATTTTGTGGCCGCTTACATGGGAGTGAAACGCAGTGAGTTCGAAACTTTTAACCGCGTGATCAGTTCGTGGGAGCGAGAGCATCTATTGTTGAACGTGTAA
- the aguA gene encoding agmatine deiminase: MLTTPKADQFWMPGEHSPQSAVWLAWPTRPDNWRDNGLPAQAAFAHFIERLAGYVTVKLAVLPEYEAQARSMLPSAVEIIPMAYDDAWMRDIGPTMVINEAGEKRAVNWQFNAWGGELDGLYDDWSNDELVAKLVAANEGVECYDAPFILEGGSIHSDGEGTLYTTEECLLHPSRNPDLSRKQIESLLKDFLSVEKIIWLPLGVFNDETNGHIDNILHVVRPGEVLLAVCDDENDPQYAISQQALKVLEEARDARGRKIIVHALPIPGPLYMTEEESSGLVQPERMERGANDRLAGSYANCLICNGAVFYPLLDEKRDTQAHAILQAAFPKHEIIGIPARDILLGGGNLHCITQQIPA, translated from the coding sequence ATGTTAACCACTCCAAAAGCAGATCAATTTTGGATGCCGGGCGAACACAGTCCACAGAGTGCGGTTTGGCTTGCTTGGCCAACGCGTCCAGATAATTGGCGCGATAACGGCTTGCCAGCACAAGCGGCTTTTGCGCACTTTATTGAGCGTCTAGCGGGTTACGTCACCGTAAAATTGGCGGTCTTGCCTGAATACGAAGCTCAAGCGCGAAGCATGTTACCGAGTGCTGTTGAGATTATTCCAATGGCTTATGATGATGCATGGATGCGCGACATAGGGCCAACCATGGTGATCAATGAGGCGGGCGAGAAGCGTGCCGTCAACTGGCAGTTTAATGCTTGGGGTGGTGAGCTAGATGGCTTGTACGATGATTGGTCGAATGACGAATTGGTCGCCAAGTTAGTTGCAGCCAATGAAGGCGTTGAATGTTATGACGCGCCTTTTATTTTGGAAGGTGGTTCTATTCACAGCGACGGTGAAGGCACGCTTTACACCACGGAAGAATGTTTGCTGCATCCTAGTCGTAACCCAGATTTAAGCCGAAAACAGATTGAGTCTTTGCTGAAAGACTTTTTATCCGTTGAAAAAATTATTTGGCTACCTTTGGGCGTGTTCAACGACGAAACCAATGGGCATATCGATAACATTTTACATGTTGTGCGGCCTGGGGAAGTTTTGCTCGCTGTGTGTGACGATGAAAATGATCCGCAATATGCCATTAGTCAGCAAGCGTTGAAAGTGCTGGAAGAGGCCCGCGATGCTCGCGGACGTAAGATCATTGTTCACGCTTTGCCTATACCTGGTCCTTTGTACATGACGGAAGAAGAGTCTTCAGGATTAGTGCAACCAGAACGTATGGAACGCGGCGCAAATGATCGTTTAGCTGGCTCTTACGCGAATTGCTTGATTTGTAACGGGGCGGTATTTTATCCGTTATTGGATGAAAAAAGGGATACACAAGCTCACGCTATTTTGCAGGCGGCGTTTCCTAAACACGAGATCATCGGCATCCCTGCTCGAGATATCTTACTCGGCGGCGGTAATCTTCACTGTATTACACAGCAAATACCAGCTTAA
- a CDS encoding SDR family oxidoreductase, with the protein MILVTGASGQLGRLVIASLLEKIPASQIIAAVRSPEKVADLAEKGVQVRQTDYNDMASLVAAMQDVEKVLLISSSEVGQRTTQHSNVINAAKQAGVSLLAYTSILNADNSPLILAQEHVATEKLLAESGVPYVLLRNGWYSENYTMGVATALQYGVVGCAGNGKLATAARADYAAAAAAVLVKDRQAGKVYELAGDNAFTLSEYAAAISKVSGKTVAYQNVPEAEFTKILVGAGLPEGFAAILANSEIGASQGALFSNSKDLSTLIGRPTTSIEDSIKAAL; encoded by the coding sequence ATGATTTTAGTAACAGGTGCATCGGGTCAACTTGGTCGTCTTGTCATTGCTTCACTTTTAGAAAAAATACCAGCAAGCCAGATTATTGCCGCGGTTCGTAGTCCAGAGAAAGTTGCAGACCTAGCTGAAAAGGGCGTTCAAGTTCGTCAAACCGATTACAACGATATGGCATCACTGGTGGCGGCCATGCAAGATGTAGAGAAAGTACTGCTGATTTCTTCCAGTGAAGTAGGCCAGCGCACCACCCAACACAGCAATGTGATTAATGCCGCTAAACAAGCCGGTGTTTCTTTGCTGGCTTACACCAGTATTTTAAACGCGGATAACTCGCCACTTATCTTGGCACAAGAGCACGTAGCCACAGAAAAATTATTAGCAGAATCAGGTGTTCCTTATGTTCTACTTCGCAACGGCTGGTACTCGGAAAACTACACAATGGGCGTGGCAACCGCATTACAATACGGTGTTGTTGGCTGTGCAGGAAACGGCAAACTGGCTACCGCGGCACGTGCAGATTATGCTGCCGCGGCCGCGGCCGTACTGGTAAAAGACAGACAAGCAGGCAAGGTCTATGAACTGGCTGGCGATAATGCTTTCACGTTAAGCGAATACGCCGCAGCGATCAGCAAGGTATCAGGTAAAACCGTCGCTTATCAAAACGTTCCTGAAGCGGAATTCACCAAAATCCTCGTTGGCGCAGGTTTACCAGAAGGCTTCGCCGCCATCCTTGCTAACTCAGAAATTGGCGCATCCCAAGGTGCCTTGTTCAGCAACAGTAAAGATCTATCCACTTTAATTGGCCGCCCAACCACATCCATTGAAGACAGTATCAAAGCGGCCTTATAA
- a CDS encoding GntR family transcriptional regulator, giving the protein MPFTTQAATAEEEAYRHIQNKLRMGHYPPNSRLIADDIATQIGVSRMPVREALRRLAGDGLVILRSNRSCIVAGLTLDELYENFEIRSVLEGLAVRLAMPHIDQDVIAELEFLLDRMEFAGSKSGTDWVVRHQEFHNYIVRLSGRPKLIRQIAAQHIIIEPYMRIWFDSIEKPISSRQEHQELINAFKSGDINLAENVIKEHILETAPLLAEYATPNPRPTGVD; this is encoded by the coding sequence ATGCCATTTACAACGCAAGCAGCGACAGCAGAAGAAGAAGCTTACCGCCACATTCAGAATAAATTGAGAATGGGCCATTATCCGCCCAACTCCAGATTGATCGCGGATGACATAGCCACTCAAATCGGTGTCAGCCGAATGCCTGTACGAGAAGCTTTAAGACGCTTAGCGGGGGATGGTTTGGTTATTTTACGATCCAATCGCAGCTGTATTGTAGCTGGACTGACACTTGATGAACTCTACGAAAACTTCGAAATACGTTCGGTACTAGAAGGATTAGCGGTTCGATTAGCGATGCCGCATATAGACCAAGATGTGATTGCCGAATTAGAGTTTTTACTCGACAGAATGGAATTTGCTGGATCAAAAAGTGGTACAGATTGGGTTGTCCGACACCAGGAATTTCATAATTACATCGTTCGTCTGTCGGGCCGACCAAAACTTATCCGACAAATTGCAGCACAACACATCATCATCGAACCCTATATGCGTATTTGGTTTGATTCAATCGAAAAGCCCATTAGTTCACGACAAGAACACCAAGAGCTGATCAATGCCTTCAAATCGGGTGATATTAATTTGGCTGAAAACGTTATCAAAGAACACATACTTGAGACAGCACCTTTGCTGGCCGAGTATGCAACCCCCAATCCTCGCCCTACAGGCGTCGATTGA
- a CDS encoding transporter substrate-binding domain-containing protein encodes MKKKFNLIATLLALSVYQGAHAASNSITIATEGAYAPWNFTTADDQLAGFEVDLANVLCKKMAMDCTIIAQDWSGMIPALNAGKFDVIMAGMFITDKRLEVMNFSQPYAIDPSSFAVEKDSKLAKSIDSEKVSLNDTQKAKTAIEKLRPLLEGKTIGVQASTTLYEFLKKYFGDDIDIRTYKTTEQRDLDLEAGRIDAIYGQRTVLAATLKNDGFQDFTIAGPGFYGGIFGRGVGAGVRKDDNQLREKLNKAIQSATADGTIKKLSEKWMGVDITPGS; translated from the coding sequence ATGAAAAAGAAATTTAACCTGATCGCGACCTTACTCGCTTTAAGTGTTTATCAAGGTGCTCACGCCGCATCAAATTCCATTACTATTGCTACCGAAGGAGCTTACGCCCCTTGGAACTTCACGACAGCAGACGATCAATTGGCTGGTTTTGAAGTGGATTTAGCCAATGTACTGTGTAAAAAAATGGCGATGGATTGCACGATTATTGCTCAAGACTGGAGCGGTATGATTCCAGCACTTAATGCAGGTAAATTCGATGTCATCATGGCTGGCATGTTCATTACCGACAAACGCCTAGAGGTAATGAACTTTAGTCAACCTTATGCGATTGACCCTTCAAGCTTTGCTGTTGAAAAAGACAGTAAGTTAGCCAAATCAATCGACTCTGAAAAAGTTTCTTTAAATGACACCCAAAAAGCCAAAACAGCAATAGAAAAATTACGTCCGTTACTCGAAGGTAAAACGATCGGTGTGCAAGCCTCCACTACGCTGTATGAATTTCTAAAGAAATACTTCGGCGACGATATTGATATCCGTACCTACAAAACAACGGAACAACGAGATCTTGACCTAGAAGCAGGCCGTATAGATGCCATTTATGGTCAACGTACTGTACTAGCAGCAACGTTAAAAAATGATGGTTTCCAAGACTTCACCATTGCCGGTCCTGGCTTTTACGGCGGTATATTTGGCCGAGGTGTTGGTGCAGGAGTTCGTAAAGATGATAATCAACTTCGTGAGAAGTTAAACAAAGCCATTCAATCCGCTACGGCTGATGGAACCATTAAAAAGCTTTCTGAAAAATGGATGGGCGTAGACATTACCCCTGGCAGCTAA
- a CDS encoding helix-turn-helix domain-containing protein — translation MENNLQDSQNGMSRLFDKGDVFSDKCPSRDILKHVTSRWGVLVLFALKDGQTHRFSELRRKIAGVSEKMLAQTLQSLELDGFVLRTSYPVVPPHVEYSLTALGVEVSARVASLADWIEDNIADILAAQSEQNNSLNV, via the coding sequence ATGGAAAATAATTTACAAGATTCTCAGAACGGTATGTCACGCTTATTTGATAAGGGCGATGTCTTTTCAGACAAATGCCCTTCTCGTGATATTTTGAAGCATGTTACGAGTCGTTGGGGAGTATTGGTTCTGTTTGCCCTAAAAGATGGACAGACACATCGCTTTAGTGAATTGCGTCGTAAGATTGCTGGTGTGAGCGAAAAAATGCTCGCACAAACTCTGCAATCCTTGGAATTAGATGGTTTTGTTTTACGTACTTCTTATCCCGTTGTACCACCTCATGTGGAATATAGTCTGACGGCGTTAGGGGTTGAAGTGTCTGCTCGTGTCGCCAGTTTAGCGGATTGGATTGAAGACAATATTGCCGATATTTTAGCGGCTCAGTCTGAGCAAAATAATTCATTAAATGTATGA
- a CDS encoding aldehyde dehydrogenase gives MKTYQEWQALRNTITLHSDAYINGAFTPAQSGETFDCINPTDESLLAKVASCDEADVNLATAAAKKAFKSGVWSNMAPNKRKRILQKWADLLEEHQDELALIDTLDMGKSISEMVAIDVPDSIDSLRWSAECIDKLYGEIAPTNPDNLALISREPLGVVAIITPWNYPLMMVMWKIAPALAAGNSIILKPSEKSPLSALRIAELATQAGVPDGVFNVLPGFGHTAGKALALHNDIGTLAFTGSSRVAGLLMQYAGQSNMKRVWLEAGGKSPCIVFEDCKDIQAAAKGAATAIFTNQGEVCIACSRLYVHSSIKEEFMVALLDAAKAYVPGDPLDPATKMGPMVDKAQLDTVTGFIESAIADGATLALGGAPDYQEGQGFYAKPTIFTDASHAMSFVQEEIFGPVLAVMTFDSEAEAIELANDSKYGLGASVWTNDLGRAHRVSRLLESGMVWVNTWGDGDTTVPFGGVKASGNGRDKSWHALEKYTEIKNTWISLK, from the coding sequence ATGAAAACTTACCAAGAATGGCAAGCCCTTCGTAACACAATTACCCTACATTCCGACGCATATATTAACGGTGCGTTCACGCCAGCACAAAGCGGCGAAACGTTCGATTGCATCAATCCAACGGATGAATCTTTATTAGCCAAAGTCGCTAGCTGCGATGAAGCCGATGTAAACCTTGCTACCGCTGCAGCCAAAAAAGCATTTAAAAGCGGTGTTTGGTCAAACATGGCGCCAAACAAACGCAAACGTATCCTACAAAAATGGGCCGATTTGCTCGAAGAGCACCAAGATGAACTAGCCCTGATCGATACCTTAGATATGGGTAAGTCGATATCAGAAATGGTTGCCATTGACGTACCAGACTCCATCGATAGCTTACGCTGGTCAGCGGAGTGCATTGACAAATTGTACGGTGAAATTGCGCCCACAAACCCAGACAATTTAGCGCTAATTAGCCGCGAACCTTTGGGTGTTGTCGCTATCATTACGCCATGGAACTACCCATTAATGATGGTGATGTGGAAGATTGCACCAGCTCTCGCCGCAGGCAACAGCATTATTTTAAAACCATCTGAGAAATCGCCTTTGAGCGCTCTCAGAATTGCCGAGTTAGCAACGCAAGCAGGGGTTCCCGATGGTGTATTTAACGTCCTCCCAGGCTTTGGTCACACCGCTGGGAAAGCCCTTGCGCTGCATAATGATATTGGTACCTTGGCCTTTACCGGCTCTAGTCGTGTTGCTGGTCTATTAATGCAATATGCAGGTCAATCCAATATGAAACGCGTTTGGCTAGAAGCGGGCGGTAAATCACCTTGTATCGTTTTTGAAGACTGCAAGGACATTCAAGCCGCGGCTAAAGGTGCTGCGACTGCCATCTTCACCAACCAAGGGGAAGTCTGTATAGCCTGTTCTCGTTTGTATGTTCACAGCAGCATCAAAGAAGAGTTTATGGTCGCGTTACTGGACGCAGCCAAAGCTTATGTACCAGGTGATCCACTAGATCCGGCTACCAAAATGGGGCCAATGGTCGATAAAGCCCAGCTCGATACCGTGACAGGTTTTATCGAAAGTGCCATTGCTGACGGTGCCACTCTGGCACTTGGCGGCGCTCCTGATTACCAAGAAGGGCAAGGTTTTTACGCTAAACCAACCATCTTTACGGATGCAAGCCATGCTATGAGCTTCGTACAGGAAGAGATTTTTGGTCCTGTTTTAGCCGTGATGACATTTGATTCTGAAGCCGAAGCCATTGAGTTGGCAAACGATTCAAAATACGGCTTAGGCGCTTCTGTTTGGACCAATGATTTGGGCCGCGCACACCGTGTCAGTCGTCTACTAGAATCCGGCATGGTATGGGTGAATACATGGGGCGATGGCGATACAACGGTTCCATTTGGAGGCGTGAAAGCGTCTGGAAATGGCCGAGATAAATCATGGCACGCACTAGAAAAATACACTGAGATTAAAAACACTTGGATCAGTTTGAAATAA
- a CDS encoding extracellular solute-binding protein: protein MTQKNRKILKALPIAGMACALGVMATPAVAETLKFFNWSDYMAEDTIERFEAKTGIEVIQDVFDSNEVLEAKLLAGNSGYDLVVPTASFMGRQIKAGVFSKLDKDKLPNLKHLDPELMSFLEAVDPGNQYGVPYLWGTTGIGYNVDKVKEVLGDDAPVNSWDLVFKPENMEKLQKCGVMFLDSPDELYPLTLNYLGKNPNSRNPQDYALDSEAVTLLKSVRPYISQFHSSQYISALANGDICVAIGWSGDVIQAQDRAIEAGNGINIEYSIPKEGTQIWFDMLAIPKDANNKAAAYQFINFLLRPEIIADISNYVAYANPNLDAMELQDPDISSNEGIYPSAEVKKKLFAQKVRGLKIERLMVRLWTDIKTGH, encoded by the coding sequence ATGACACAAAAGAATCGTAAGATCCTCAAAGCACTTCCCATTGCCGGCATGGCGTGCGCTCTAGGTGTAATGGCGACCCCCGCAGTAGCCGAAACACTTAAATTTTTCAACTGGTCGGATTACATGGCTGAAGACACAATAGAGCGCTTTGAAGCCAAAACAGGAATAGAAGTTATACAAGACGTTTTTGACAGCAACGAAGTTTTAGAAGCCAAACTGCTGGCAGGCAACTCAGGGTATGATTTAGTGGTTCCGACGGCGTCCTTCATGGGCCGTCAAATCAAAGCCGGAGTATTTAGTAAGCTGGATAAAGATAAGTTGCCCAATCTTAAACACCTGGATCCAGAACTCATGTCTTTCCTTGAAGCCGTCGACCCAGGTAACCAATATGGCGTACCTTATTTATGGGGTACCACAGGAATTGGCTACAATGTCGATAAAGTCAAAGAAGTACTGGGTGACGATGCGCCAGTAAACAGCTGGGATTTGGTATTTAAACCAGAAAACATGGAAAAACTGCAAAAATGTGGTGTTATGTTTTTAGACTCTCCAGATGAACTGTACCCACTAACTCTCAATTATTTAGGCAAAAACCCAAACAGCCGCAACCCACAAGACTATGCTTTAGACAGTGAAGCCGTGACATTGCTTAAAAGTGTACGACCTTATATTAGCCAATTCCATTCTTCGCAATACATTAGCGCCTTGGCCAATGGCGACATCTGTGTGGCCATTGGTTGGTCGGGCGATGTGATTCAAGCACAAGATCGTGCAATTGAAGCCGGTAATGGTATCAATATCGAATACAGCATTCCCAAAGAGGGCACACAAATCTGGTTTGATATGCTAGCTATACCAAAAGATGCCAACAATAAAGCCGCCGCTTATCAATTTATTAATTTCTTATTACGTCCTGAAATCATCGCGGATATTTCCAACTATGTGGCCTACGCCAACCCCAACTTGGATGCAATGGAACTGCAAGACCCAGATATTTCTAGTAATGAAGGCATCTACCCAAGCGCTGAGGTGAAAAAGAAATTGTTCGCCCAAAAAGTACGAGGGTTAAAAATCGAGCGCTTAATGGTGCGTTTATGGACGGACATTAAAACCGGACATTAA
- the aguB gene encoding N-carbamoylputrescine amidase, with translation MSKVTVAATQMHCTWNQKENLDRAEKLIRSAAAKGAQVILIQELFETPYFCIEIHEPYHDLATTLDENAAFKRFQELATELNVVLPFSWFEKAGQVRFNSVAMIDAGGELLGVYRKTHIPDSDGYLEKYYFSPGDTGFKVWSTKFGRIGVGICWDQWFPETARSMALMGADILLFPTAIGSEPSQSDLDSMPHWTNTMRGHAAANQIPVIASNRIGTEQAQHRDLELTFYGSSFICDDCGELIEQADRESEAILVHTFDLDKVRTQRKAWGLFRDRRPEHYGVINTLDGQVK, from the coding sequence ATGTCTAAGGTAACCGTTGCCGCTACGCAAATGCATTGCACGTGGAATCAAAAAGAAAACCTTGATCGTGCTGAAAAATTAATACGTTCGGCGGCTGCAAAAGGCGCCCAAGTTATTCTGATTCAAGAACTGTTTGAAACGCCCTACTTTTGCATTGAGATCCACGAACCGTACCACGATTTGGCCACTACATTAGATGAAAATGCGGCGTTTAAACGCTTTCAAGAATTGGCTACGGAGCTGAATGTCGTATTGCCATTCAGTTGGTTTGAGAAAGCGGGACAAGTACGTTTTAACTCGGTTGCCATGATAGATGCTGGTGGTGAATTGCTTGGCGTTTACCGTAAAACACACATTCCAGATAGTGATGGTTATTTGGAAAAATATTATTTCAGCCCTGGTGATACCGGTTTTAAAGTTTGGAGCACCAAGTTTGGTCGCATTGGTGTGGGGATTTGTTGGGATCAGTGGTTCCCAGAAACCGCTCGTTCCATGGCGTTAATGGGTGCGGATATACTGCTTTTCCCAACGGCCATTGGTTCCGAGCCGAGCCAGTCAGATTTAGACAGTATGCCTCATTGGACGAATACCATGCGTGGTCATGCCGCCGCGAATCAGATCCCTGTGATCGCGTCCAATCGTATTGGTACAGAGCAAGCACAACATCGTGACTTGGAACTGACCTTCTACGGTTCTTCCTTTATTTGTGACGACTGCGGTGAACTGATCGAACAAGCAGACCGTGAGAGTGAAGCGATTCTTGTGCATACGTTTGATTTGGACAAAGTGCGTACTCAGCGTAAAGCATGGGGACTGTTCCGCGACCGTCGTCCAGAACATTATGGCGTTATCAATACACTGGATGGCCAAGTAAAATAG
- a CDS encoding FAD-binding oxidoreductase yields the protein MSSPTHANSYYAASANDKAIRPQLTGEHRCDVCVVGAGFTGISTALSLAEKGKRVIVVEGSRIGFGASGRNGGQIVNSFNRDIDYIFQNYGEEVGQKMAKMAFSGSELIRHRIEKYNIDCDLKHGNVFAACNKKQFEELKAKKALWESHGHNELELLTASSIQDHIGSDRYAGGLLDKKGGHIQPLNLVLGQAKAFEELGGQIFEDSEVIRLEKGKPGKVVTNQGTVVADTIVVAGNAYVFGLLPEIEKKAMPCGTQVIATEPLSEDMQKQLLPTDRCVEDCNYVLDYYRLSGDGRLIYGGGTTYGARDPGKIESIIVPKMLETYPMLKDTKIDFAWTGNFLLTMMRMPQVGKIGDNLYYAQGYSGHGVTNSHLMGEILSDAIDGDMERFNVFASMPQYPFPGGRLLRIPYTVVGAMYYNMRDKFGI from the coding sequence ATGTCATCCCCTACTCATGCAAACTCATACTACGCGGCCTCCGCAAATGATAAAGCCATTCGTCCACAGCTAACGGGTGAGCATCGTTGTGATGTCTGTGTCGTTGGTGCTGGGTTCACTGGCATATCGACCGCATTAAGCCTAGCGGAAAAAGGAAAGCGCGTTATTGTGGTTGAAGGCTCACGCATCGGTTTTGGCGCTTCTGGTCGTAATGGCGGTCAAATCGTAAATAGCTTTAACCGTGATATTGACTACATCTTCCAAAATTACGGCGAAGAAGTTGGCCAGAAAATGGCAAAAATGGCCTTTTCTGGTTCTGAGTTAATTCGTCACCGTATCGAAAAATACAACATCGATTGTGATCTAAAACATGGCAACGTCTTTGCTGCCTGTAATAAAAAACAATTCGAAGAACTCAAAGCTAAAAAAGCCCTTTGGGAAAGTCATGGGCATAACGAGTTAGAGCTTTTAACGGCTTCTTCTATTCAAGATCATATCGGCTCAGATCGCTATGCTGGTGGCTTGTTGGATAAAAAAGGGGGACACATTCAACCATTGAACTTGGTACTTGGACAAGCCAAAGCATTCGAGGAACTCGGTGGTCAAATATTCGAAGATTCTGAAGTCATCCGCTTAGAAAAAGGCAAACCAGGCAAAGTCGTCACCAATCAAGGTACGGTCGTCGCAGATACTATCGTCGTTGCTGGTAACGCCTATGTATTTGGCTTACTGCCAGAGATAGAGAAAAAGGCCATGCCATGCGGTACTCAAGTCATCGCAACAGAACCACTATCGGAGGATATGCAGAAGCAGCTGTTACCAACAGATCGTTGTGTTGAAGACTGTAACTACGTATTGGATTACTACCGTCTATCAGGGGATGGGCGCCTTATCTATGGAGGCGGCACAACCTATGGTGCTCGTGATCCAGGTAAGATTGAGTCCATCATAGTGCCAAAGATGTTGGAAACCTATCCGATGCTCAAAGACACCAAAATAGACTTTGCTTGGACTGGTAACTTCCTACTGACCATGATGCGCATGCCACAAGTGGGTAAAATTGGCGATAACCTTTATTATGCACAAGGCTACTCAGGTCATGGTGTGACCAACTCACATCTGATGGGAGAAATCCTATCCGATGCAATTGATGGGGACATGGAGCGCTTTAATGTATTCGCCAGCATGCCTCAATACCCATTTCCAGGAGGAAGACTACTGCGCATACCATACACAGTCGTAGGCGCGATGTACTACAATATGCGTGATAAATTCGGCATATAA